From Silurus meridionalis isolate SWU-2019-XX chromosome 14, ASM1480568v1, whole genome shotgun sequence, a single genomic window includes:
- the LOC124397046 gene encoding galectin-3-binding protein A-like: MVSYKVCFLWTLLSLHVSTHGWNLFDIQTKESPQEGGLRLVGGDLRSNGRVEVYHNGQWGTVCDDDWDLTEAQVVCQQLGFPGAISAIAGGKYGEGSGPIWLDDMKCKGSESFLSSCQFKGWGVTDCSHKEDAGVVCESAKDMDNGHKFQLDHSLGLSEELGRLFDSRDNCDLSVQVRDPSEAPAVRETICAHRLIFYLYPQFNISKSSNELTLEISQTCHPHISSFLRYLYTRKVDVTISSAQCLHQLSFIYELQQLLEEIGKIFTLLLPQDSTFHTHVSLFEYGLHTNDILLLENVLQYLSWNFQFFVDSPAWKTVPMHLLKELMFRSDLVVEDEFSVLQAIQELLAEKGEAVSLEDKVSLLSQIRFPMIPVEKLYDIQFNSGMYKSNEEFYRSALLKGFQFNTLNFSKFKEHFHYNEEFLPRIYIAEPWSIVVNATFDSGSRLNRQYNMRYNYYSQSYNSRSFTTPVHNSVIYQGKTISWQAQILQNSWECSNQGFVCDSLPLARLYITYSLNTYASTIRFNNKLILSCKDENIVFHVQDFKNDKAQIPTNTSIGLAHPCPDEYRYTFVVIPEYF; encoded by the exons ACATTCAGACAAAAGAATCACCCCAAGAAGGTGGATTGCGGTTGGTGGGGGGTGACCTGCGTAGTAATGGTCGTGTAGAGGTGTACCACAATGGCCAATGGGGGACAGTCTGTGATGATGATTGGGACCTGACTGAGGCCCAAGTTGTTTGCCAGCAGCTTGGTTTCCCTGGTGCCATCTCAGCCATAGCAGGAGGAAAATATGGAGAAG GTTCTGGTCCTATTTGGCTTGATGATATGAAATGCAAGGGGTCCGAAAGCTTTTTGTCCAGCTGTCAATTTAAAGGCTGGGGTGTTACAGACTGTTCTCACAAAGAGGATGCAGGGGTGGTTTGTGAAAGTG CTAAAGATATGGACAACGGCCATAAGTTCCAATTGGACCACAGCCTGGGCCTTTCTGAAGAGCTTGGGAGACTTTTTGATAGCAGGGACAACTGTGATCTCAGCGTTCAAGTTCGTGACCCCAGTGAAGCCCCAGCTGTACGGGAGACAATTTGTGCCCATAGGCTTATTTTCTATCTCTACCCTCAATTTAATATTTCTAAAAGCTCCAACGAACTTACACTTGAAATTAGCCAAACCTGCCATCCTCATATCTCCAGTTTCTTGAG GTATCTGTACACACGCAAGGTTGACGTCACCATCTCTTCAGCCCAGTGTCTACACCAGCTTTCCTTTATCTATGAGCTGCAGCAACTACTAGAGGAGATAGGCAAAATCTTTACCTTGCTTCTTCCTCAAGACAGTACTTTCCATACCCATGTGTCCCTGTTTGAGTATGGTCTCCATACAAACGATATACTGCTTCTAGAAAATGTTCTCCAGTACCTCTCCTGGAACTTTCAATTTTTTGTTGACTCTCCAGCATGGAAAACTGTCCCCATGCATCTGTTGAAGGAACTTATGTTTCGTTCAGACTTAGTAGTGGAGGATGAGTTTTCTGTGCTTCAAGCCATACAAGAGCTTCTAGCAGAGAAAGGAGAGGCAGTTAGTTTAGAAGACAAGGTCAGTCTACTGAGTCAAATTCGCTTCCCTATGATTCCTGTCGAAAAACTTTATGATATTCAGTTTAACTCAGGCATGTACAAAAGCAATGAAGAATTTTACCGCAGTGCTTTGCTGAAGGgatttcaattcaatacattgaATTTCTCAAAGTTCAAAGAGCATTTTCATTATAATGAAGAATTTCTGCCCAGGATCTACATTGCTGAGCCATGGAGCATTGTAGTCAATGCCACTTTTGATAGTGGTTCTCGTCTAAACAGACAATACAATATGCGTTATAACTATTATAGTCAAAGCTATAATTCTCGCTCATTTACCACCCCTGTCCATAACAGTGTGATTTACCAGGGCAAAACAATCAGTTGGCAAGCGCAGATTCTTCAAAACAGTTGGGAATGCTCTAACCAAGGTTTTGTATGTGACTCTTTGCCACTTGCCAGACTCTATATCACATACAGCCTGAATACATATGCAAGCACTATTCGCTTCAACAACAAGCTGATTCTCTCATGCAAGGATGAAAATATTGTGTTTCATGTCCAAGATTTCAAAAATGACAAAGCGCAAATTCCAACCAACACCAGTATTGGTCTGGCCCATCCCTGCCCTGATGAGTATCGCTATACTTTTGTTGTGATTCCTGAGTATTTCTGA